A genome region from Panacibacter microcysteis includes the following:
- a CDS encoding DUF1573 domain-containing protein: MKKALLMIPAFFAVMLLHAQSTEQEQKPAPDITKVVEFKELDHDFGKIPFGKPAEFQLEMKNISNDTVRIENVQVGCGCTTPKWQPGPYKAGETFKIGIGFNGNTDGAFQKVVTVFFSNGMSQVIKFHGQTYKTPDNAAPGNGALEKIRPNK; encoded by the coding sequence ATGAAGAAAGCTCTATTAATGATTCCTGCGTTCTTTGCAGTAATGCTGTTACATGCACAAAGCACGGAACAGGAACAAAAACCTGCACCCGATATTACCAAAGTAGTGGAATTCAAAGAACTGGACCACGATTTTGGCAAAATTCCTTTTGGAAAACCCGCTGAGTTTCAGCTGGAGATGAAAAATATCTCTAATGATACCGTTAGAATTGAAAATGTACAGGTTGGTTGCGGCTGTACTACCCCAAAATGGCAGCCCGGCCCTTACAAAGCCGGCGAAACTTTTAAAATCGGTATCGGTTTCAACGGCAACACAGATGGCGCTTTTCAAAAAGTGGTAACTGTTTTCTTTAGTAATGGTATGAGCCAGGTAATCAAATTTCATGGCCAGACTTACAAAACACCGGATAACGCAGCACCCGGAAATGGTGCGCTTGAAAAAATAAGACCTAACAAATAA